CTCATTCTCTGCCTCTCCTCTTCCATCAAACGTTGCTGTTCGACCATGGCCAATCTTTCCTCAGCctaacgaaaagaaaagtttgttCATCTCGCCCAAGATTGTACATATACGATTCCGTTTGTTGACCTACCAGTTTCTTCTGAgcttcttctatttttctgtTGTTTTCCTCCATGATCCTCTCTAGTTCCTCTCGCTTCTTCCGCTCTTCCTCCTACAACGACAATGGGATCTATTTACACGAAGCAATGATGATGTCGCTCACCAGTTTGTTGTTACACTGTTCATGTCCAAAATCATAGTGCCGCTATTGTCAACAGCCTAGTGTGTTATACATCCTAAGAACCTTCTATCACGTGGGAAAGATTCATGTCGGGAATTAACGTGATAATTTTTCAAGGTCGAGTTTGAATGAATTAAAAGGATGGCTTGTTCAGCAAAAGCAACAGAGGACGCATGTAAACCCATTATTCCTTCTCGTTTGGATCAAACGAGCTCCTCTCTTTGTTATCCAGCGAATGCTGTTTTATAGTCTGATTCCCCAGATGGAAATACGACGACTTAGGATGCCACTTGAAAGTGAAAAAACGTGAATTATGATTCTGAATCAGTCCACTGTgcatgcaaaaaaaaaaaaaaaatattataaaaaaataaaataaaaggtaaTTGTACGGAAAACTATAACTCTTCTTTTACAAACGCGAAACACGTCAAGTGACTCTGTTAAGTGCAGGATAAACTCTAAATGCAAAAGGTGTAAATACTTGACTGAAATGAAGAAAGTAAAAcaaatatgtatgtacatggTACTCAATTTCATTTCGCAAAACAAGAAGGATCTATAATTACTATTCACGTAATTTCGATTTATTGATTCGCTTTAACAGATAaacataaaacaaaaaaaaaaggaaaatatttacGAACGAGTGGTGCCATCCGCCCCGACCTGTCGACGAAATGCGTTGTGTCCCAGGTATAAATATTTAGCAAATCTAAAATAATCCCTAGTATTGTCTTTTTCCGATACACAGTGTTTGAAACAAAGaatgatgataataataatattggtataaaatgaattatgaatataTAAATTGGATAATACCTGAATGAAGCTCACGCCAGCACGTAGGGGATGCCTTCTTCATCGACAATCACTCAGCAGTGAGTAAAAAACCGGCATCTTCTGTTGGTAGTCAGTAAGGAAGGTGACCTATATATTGCTAGGTCGTGCTTTGTTGCTATGGGATTCTAATTCTGCCCTTTAAGGTCTACACGTCACcctttctaattaattttcgccCAAACTTGTTGTTCACATATTCAGTGCAAACTCAATGTGCAAAGCAATAAGGATAAAAGTATGGTCAACTTTGTAATTAGGGTCGCTGTCCATTTGACTGGAACGTGCTAATTTCCCGTGGGTGATAATAAGTAATTGTGCTTATACACAAAAGACACTTGTAGAAGATAATTCCTACTTGTACTTGAAGAAAAACGAAACATGTAcgtatatataaaaaaaaaagaaagaaaatttcaaaagtatGTAtccaaatatttaatttgagACATAGCCAAATAACAGGACCCCTTTTCTTGTAACTCATTTTAATGTTGTTACATCAAATTGAATAAAGCTGTTATTAGAGCTGAGAATATGAAGTTACGGgacaaaataaatgtttattattattaaaactaTTAATCCTATTATACCTGTTCAAAAACATCTTCATCTTGTAAAATTAACTTTATTTCAGCTACTCATTTGCCTGGTAATATTTTGTAATCgttaaaagaatgaaaaataaaatgtttatacTTGGAAAAATAGCATCTTCCACTATTAACGCTACTAGTGCacgattaaaattaaaattaagaaaattgtGCGAACCTTTAAACCTAAAATTTAACAAGAATTCACGTAAAAAAATTCGACAACTCTATAAATCTATCGTTTCACTGACAGCAGAAAACTGTTCAGggaaaaatatcattttcctatagtttaatagaaaaataactttatttcaaattagcgattgttttttttttcttcttagcAAGTTACAAAGTTTGGGATcactaactttaattattcagaTGCTTGTTTCTCTACTCTTTAAAGACTGAACGATACGATTATGTGGACATTCACATACGCGGATATAAACTAGACTGATAAATAATTAGGTCTGCTGGATTGACAGGTACACAGATTGcaaaaaattgcaaacaaGAACCCAGCTGGTGCGTTCGAACGCAATTTTTCTCAATCGTGAAATACGACTGGCAATCGTAAAATATCGTGTGATGAAAGGTATTAATGTTGTACAAATATATAAGTATATACATGGTATAAATACAATATTCTGTTCATAAATAATCGATACATGCGCCTATGATAGCAAAATTTGTCTcacaaaagaaattattcattcCCAACAACGCGACCTCAGTGGATGTTGGGAAGTCGAAGCACTGTGGCTTTTCAGTAACATTTTTGTTATAGTTATCAACCACAATGCTTCAAGCCCAAACGCTGTGATCGCGAAATACGCGCTTATACATAACACTACAATCACACATTTTAGTTGTCATAATATGTATGTCCAACTAATAAATACTTAAATAAGTTCTGGAATGTCCAATtagaattttctaaatttttcatgTCTGTACACACAAACATACAATGTCCTAGACTTTgttcataatttttaaaaacactTGAATTAAGGTGTACCTTACCAGTCAAGCtactaaattaattacaaaatgtaattttttctGTACTATATTCAATTCGTATTATATAACTTTACTTCCACCAAAATAGATTGCTtatttacatataaaaataatgcaagaATAGAGCACCAGACTTCTGTCCTATTGATCATAACAGCGCTTGGGCTAACACTGGCCTATGTTTCTCTGGATTGGTCTTACCTCTCTTCGTTTCTCCTCCTCACGAAGCTTTGCTTGTCTCCATTCCATTTCCTCCATCATTTGACGCTCCATAGCCCTTTTAGCTTCTTCTACCCTCCTTTGTACTTCAGCTTCTATCTCTTCCTTACGTTTTTCTAACTCTTCCTCCACCCTCTTCTGTACAAGCTCTTCAATACGTTTGGCAGCCTCTTCTTCGACCATTTTTTGCTCCACTTCACGTTGCCTTCTGTAATCATATAAATGTTTTGTTGTTCTAACGCTACAGGAGTAGCAAACAGGATTTATCTGAACGGTTTATGAACACAATCGTGTAAAATATTGGTTTGTTATAAGtacaaatgaattatttaagaGTCTTTAtgtcaattataataaaatgaaaccaCCACCATGAAATAGTTATACAATCTTACCCAACTGCACTCGTGGTGAAGATTTTGTTCgataattctttctttttcctgacaacataattacaaaaaaaaacgTATACCAATGTAACCAAAgcatgtaaaataataaattacattactCGATTAAGTAAgtcaatatttataaatttctttattttaatacaaaacaTATCTTAAGCTATAAAAGGGAAAGAATACACTAACTAAATATACCAGGTGCTTTAATCTAATCCTTTATTTAAATCATAGAAAATGCAACACAAAAGTATTTCTGATATAAATGTTTAACAAATGTCAATGAATCCCAAACAGATAagtgttttattaattaccttTGTCGTTCCATTTCTGCCAATCTCTCTACTTCATCCATTTTACGATCCCTGTCTCTATAAGAACGTTTTTTATGACTGACAATGTGTACATCATCTGAAACATCTGATCCCGAACTAGAAGACGCAGAGTGCGATCGCTTCCTATACAAACAGAAACAGTTAGGTTGTATCTAATTGAGAATAGTGgtttattaatagaaaatacGGCGTACTAAGATAGATATAACGATGCAAGTCGTGACTTCTAAACACACATAATATGTATACTAAAGCATAAAAAAAACGCTCCCCTATTGAGCGCATGGCAAAATGGCGGAAAACTCAGCTGAACGAAATAATTCTAATATACACATTCGACAGCAAAATAGCATGAATTACCTTGACTTTGAACTACGCTCTTTTGGTTTATCAGAGTACTTGTTATTCGAGTGTTTTTCTCGTGACTTTGAGCGTTTTCTCGAATGCTTACTCTTATGACGCCGCCTACTAGGAGATTTTGTCCTAGATCTCGAACGGCCCATTTTAATGAGTTCTACcgttattttaaatgaatcaCACGCGAAATGGAGACAATATTACAAATGTAAGAAGTGACTTTGCATAAATATGACTGAACACTAACCGAACACTGAGATACAATAGTAAACTGAACGCTTCAACGCGTATACTGCAGCACTGACTTATACCGCAGCTGCGGCGGCCATTTTTTAGTTAGTATTCAAGATGGCGTGCGTGTTCGAAGTGCTTTTGTTTGTGAGGAACAATTCTTACAGAAAACTGCAGGAAAATTACAGGtatcttttataaaaaatctTCTATTCTGTTAATAAAAATGCTCTTTCCACTGTTACAAACGTTTACTTATCAGTCGTTTAACTTAGCAAAGTATTTTGCTCGCTAAAGTTTCACTTTCAAATCTTACGGTAAAATTGCTTCATTTCGTATTCGGCCAATCAGAAAACAATATCAGGAGCGTACAATACTTTTTATGTTTCAATCATTATTACATTTACTATCGagtaaaatgtttaaaatttactTTTTCATCTGTCTCAGAAACGAATAATCTTTGCGAAGAGGAGCAAAGGGAACATGCATTAACCATAACCTCAATTGGAATGAAAACTTGAAGGGTACGCAGTATCGAAGATGgaacgaaatgaaaaataaggaTGTGGTACGAGTATAGAATAAACGAGCCTGGAAAGTGGTTGCGTCGCGTGTGTTCCGAAAAACCGCGGTCGTCTGTGGCAGTGGCACCCTTTCACAGCTGTATAGGCGTCGCGCGCATCTCATTCGACTCGTTCCGCGACAGCAGAAATCAAGATGGCGCTCCTCTGTTTGCGGATAGTTCTGCGACGGATATAAATACGTGAAAAAAACAGTGCGAGAAACGGTTACGGGCAATTGAGTAGGTCGTGGCGATCGGTATACGCTAATCGTAGAGTGTTGGTCGGCTGGTAACGCGTCGCGATAACTGTAAATCACGATAGCCGGTTAAGCCGCTGCGGTATTTCGAACGTCGGCGAAGGTGCTGTCGGTGCCCACCTGAGGAATGCCAGATTATCCTCGCTACGGCAACTCGCTCGGCAGGGGGATGCTAATCGCGTGAGGGATCGCGTGCAAGTTGATCGAAAGTGTTCTCGTTGGTGATCCCCCGCCAAGGTGTACGGTCGTTTTCTTCCGTGACGTATGTGTGTCGCGGAGGGTTGCGAGACAGGTCGGTCGCGagtgtcgtcgtcgtcgtcgtcgtcgtcgccgtcgtcgCTGTCGTCGTGGTCGGGTCCGTGCTCGTGTTCGTGCTTGGTGTGCCGCGAGTGGCGTTTTTCGCGGCTTCGATGCGCTCTCGTCCTCCCCTGGATTTCTGGACAGGCGAGATCAGCTGCTGCTGGAACAACTAGTCCGGCGGCTCCGGGAGACGATACCCTTCGACAGGAGCGGTGGGGCAAGGAGGTGCCGGAAGCAGCCGCGAGTCCGGAAGCATAACGAAGAAGATGGCCTTCAACGAGGTAAGTTTCATTACTGTACCGCTATATCAGCTATCTGCTATCCCGTTCGGACGTTCGATCCCGTGGGCTGACCTCGCGACCCCCAAACGCCAATTCTAACCTAACCTCCGTTCCTGCGCACAGCTGGCATGTTATCAACTCTCCCTCCTCTCTCCCCTCCTCTTGCATCTCTTCATTCTCATCCTTTCTTTCTCCGTTTCTCCTACAAACGCGTATTTCGTTCCTCTCCTTCCTCTCGAGGCGCATCGTGCTCTTTTATCGTTGCCCGTACCATCGAACGATACACGAGACGCCTCGAAATGGAGCAATCCAGTTTATCCTTCGTATGACACTTACGTTGCCATTGAACGGGCCTGCATTTTTTACGCGATACAACTCTGACGTGTACGCTTTATCTTTACCGATAATTTACTATCGCGTTCGCACCGCGACATTTCCGTAATCGGTGCACACATCGATCCGTTCTCGTTCGACGCTGTTCTTGCGTGCCTTTAAGAATAACCTATACTCCGGTTTATTTGCGTTCGCTGCAACACGCTTTACGCGCGTTCCACCAGCCTTACATCCGTGATTCGAAATCATTTTTCCAAGAACTCGAACGGTAGCGGAAAATCATTGTGTTTATCCTCGCAATGAATGATGTTTACAATCGTCGCAAGGTGCTCTTAGTGTGCGACGATACATCGCGTACATAGAAACGATCGGTCTCGCGTTTCGTTCAGGGAAACAGTGACACGTGTCCTCTCACGGGGGATTACGCTTACAGCACGATTTTGTAAACAATTACGTCACGGCGAAGCGGGGCAAGCGAGGTAAGGATTCGTGTGTACGTGTGCACCGTGACTATCGCTGATTGCCCGCTTCTGTAACGTTTCCTCGTAACGATATTGCGTAACCATATCCCATAAAGACACACGAGATATCGCGTTTCCACGCTACGGacgagaagaaaaatgaaaaaaccgTTTCAATGTACCCCATTCAGGTGTGTAAGACGATACACCAGAAATGGAGCGCATTTCTAATACCGCCTTGAACGTACACGATTTCGCTGGTTAGAAGGAAAAAACCTCGGTGTTGTAACCGgtattaaatatgtatatggTAAATAAGGCGGTATCTAATCGGTAACTCCGTCGAATAGTTTAAGGCTGAAGATTATCTTTCGCGAACTTATCGTCGTCGATGACGCACGTTGCTCGCTCGTTGCAACCGCGCACTCTGCTTTACCCTTTCGTCGCAATcgtctattttatttctgcCGACTGTTATTCACCGAAATAAAAAGAGCGCTGGCCGGTAATTAATACACCGCGATCAGATTTCCATCGATGTGCAGTCGTATCGCGTGACACGATTCATGATTTTTACGCTGCAGTTGtaatacagggtgtcccgcGATATAAGGGAATCAAATTTTAAACGTCGGTGTTAAATTGAGTCGGGTTTAAGAAAACTCTGCAGTTTTGGTTTtctatatacataaatataccGTCGTAAATTTGGAGTAAAAgcttatttt
The sequence above is drawn from the Osmia bicornis bicornis chromosome 14, iOsmBic2.1, whole genome shotgun sequence genome and encodes:
- the LOC114876827 gene encoding UPF0430 protein CG31712-like isoform X2; translated protein: MGRSRSRTKSPSRRRHKSKHSRKRSKSREKHSNNKYSDKPKERSSKSRKRSHSASSSSGSDVSDDVHIVSHKKRSYRDRDRKMDEVERLAEMERQRRQREVEQKMVEEEAAKRIEELVQKRVEEELEKRKEEIEAEVQRRVEEAKRAMERQMMEEMEWRQAKLREEEKRREEEERKKREELERIMEENNRKIEEAQKKLAEERLAMVEQQRLMEEERQRMRKEHEKRVKEEQKKILGKNNSRPKLSFTLKPVT
- the LOC114876827 gene encoding UPF0430 protein CG31712-like isoform X1; translated protein: MGRSRSRTKSPSRRRHKSKHSRKRSKSREKHSNNKYSDKPKERSSKSRKRSHSASSSSGSDVSDDVHIVSHKKRSYRDRDRKMDEVERLAEMERQRKKKELSNKIFTTSAVGRQREVEQKMVEEEAAKRIEELVQKRVEEELEKRKEEIEAEVQRRVEEAKRAMERQMMEEMEWRQAKLREEEKRREEEERKKREELERIMEENNRKIEEAQKKLAEERLAMVEQQRLMEEERQRMRKEHEKRVKEEQKKILGKNNSRPKLSFTLKPVT